In one Candidatus Nitronereus thalassa genomic region, the following are encoded:
- a CDS encoding CAAX prenyl protease-related protein, giving the protein MSVEEMIRSRGSAVADGLENTQSDMWPRILPFAAFMGFIAINSFLGGSEANGNQGTFDLWSYPIKTLVVASLLMFFWSRFHELKGSIFVNWQEALVTIIVGLGVYALWVRMDWPWAIQGELSDYNPFVAGSTLGLVLAGIRIFGASVIVPVMEELFWRSFLIRYVVNANFETVRLGTFTLGSFAATVVLFGLEHNLWLAGMMAGICYNGLLYWTGRLWPCIIAHAITNLVLGIHVLATGEWYWW; this is encoded by the coding sequence ATGAGTGTTGAAGAAATGATTCGTTCTCGAGGAAGTGCCGTTGCTGATGGTCTGGAAAACACTCAGTCAGACATGTGGCCTCGAATTCTCCCCTTTGCCGCGTTTATGGGATTCATTGCGATCAACTCGTTCCTAGGAGGCAGTGAGGCCAACGGAAACCAGGGCACTTTCGATTTATGGTCATATCCCATCAAAACTCTTGTGGTCGCCAGCCTCTTGATGTTTTTCTGGTCACGGTTTCATGAATTGAAGGGCTCGATTTTTGTGAATTGGCAGGAGGCCCTGGTTACGATCATCGTTGGACTTGGGGTGTATGCGCTGTGGGTGCGGATGGACTGGCCTTGGGCGATTCAAGGGGAATTGTCTGATTACAATCCCTTTGTTGCAGGGTCGACGCTTGGCCTGGTGTTGGCCGGCATTCGAATATTTGGTGCGTCCGTGATCGTTCCTGTGATGGAAGAACTTTTTTGGCGGTCGTTTTTAATTCGTTATGTGGTCAATGCCAATTTTGAAACCGTCAGATTAGGCACGTTCACACTGGGATCATTTGCAGCGACGGTGGTGTTATTTGGATTAGAGCACAATCTTTGGCTGGCCGGGATGATGGCCGGAATCTGCTACAATGGGCTATTGTATTGGACGGGCCGGTTATGGCCATGCATCATCGCGCATGCCATTACGAATTTGGTGCTCGGGATTCATGTCTTGGCCACTGGTGAGTGGTACTGGTGGTGA
- a CDS encoding fused MFS/spermidine synthase, giving the protein MTPPTKKSYSSWSRWWFFLTAFTTGGVVMALEILGSRLLAPVFGTSLFVWGALIGVVLAAMSTGYAAGGWLADRRSPGVVLTILLLGAGIWTLMLAGVGQPVVFTVSHWTGDPRLGPCLAASVLLGIPAFCLSGVLPALLRLAIADMGHLGRHTGGMIAVSTIGSLVGTWGTSFFLLTWMGSVKLVAALGVVLMVFGLFWWVWTGRTRPLVVIPVLACLGVALWVGFHPVLVQPPAIYQEDSPYQQVRVRDEKGLRFLVLDNTFHAIMWEPDPVRLALPYSQMMMAVLGLHPNPQRGLILGHGGGSLAKWLQKYWPDLSMDVVEMDPSVVKAAEEFFEYTPGDKHRVFVKDARVFLRRTEAQYDIVWVDVFARHQIPFHLTTEEFFKELRYRLSPKGVIAVNLASSDSALDRMRAEAVVSTMKTSFPHVETFSIPGPSWLRTDKGSANLIFFASTEPFDMRSQDFANTTIELLNQGKMPHEVFTFLDNSPSPQWDPGLILTDDFSPFNILLGSG; this is encoded by the coding sequence ATGACTCCTCCTACAAAAAAATCATATTCTTCTTGGTCACGCTGGTGGTTTTTTCTGACAGCATTTACAACCGGTGGCGTGGTCATGGCGTTGGAAATCTTAGGGAGCCGGCTCCTGGCGCCGGTGTTTGGTACTTCTCTATTTGTGTGGGGTGCCTTAATTGGCGTGGTGTTGGCGGCAATGAGTACGGGCTATGCCGCAGGCGGCTGGTTGGCTGATCGACGCTCCCCCGGTGTGGTGTTAACCATCCTTCTCCTTGGAGCTGGGATTTGGACGCTCATGTTGGCAGGGGTGGGGCAGCCCGTAGTGTTTACGGTATCTCATTGGACGGGCGATCCCCGGTTGGGTCCTTGTTTAGCGGCCAGTGTCTTGTTGGGTATACCGGCATTTTGTCTAAGTGGTGTTCTACCTGCTTTGCTTCGCTTAGCTATTGCGGACATGGGACATTTAGGCCGCCATACCGGTGGAATGATTGCCGTCTCGACAATTGGAAGCCTCGTGGGGACTTGGGGGACGTCCTTCTTTCTGCTGACCTGGATGGGAAGCGTCAAATTGGTTGCTGCGTTGGGGGTCGTGTTGATGGTGTTCGGCTTGTTTTGGTGGGTGTGGACAGGGCGGACGCGACCATTGGTTGTCATTCCCGTGTTGGCGTGCCTTGGGGTCGCGCTTTGGGTAGGGTTTCACCCCGTGTTGGTGCAGCCACCAGCAATTTATCAAGAAGACAGCCCCTATCAGCAGGTGCGGGTTCGCGATGAAAAGGGGCTACGTTTTCTAGTCTTGGACAACACATTTCATGCCATTATGTGGGAGCCAGATCCCGTCCGATTAGCCTTACCCTACAGTCAAATGATGATGGCAGTTCTTGGACTGCATCCTAACCCACAACGGGGGCTGATTCTGGGTCATGGTGGAGGGTCATTGGCCAAATGGCTGCAAAAATATTGGCCGGATTTGTCCATGGATGTGGTCGAGATGGATCCCTCGGTCGTGAAGGCGGCTGAGGAGTTTTTTGAATATACGCCCGGGGACAAGCATCGGGTCTTTGTCAAAGATGCGCGGGTATTTTTGCGACGTACCGAAGCGCAGTACGATATTGTGTGGGTGGATGTCTTTGCGCGTCACCAAATTCCCTTTCACCTGACCACCGAGGAATTTTTTAAGGAGCTTCGTTATCGACTTTCGCCCAAGGGCGTCATTGCGGTGAATTTGGCTTCCTCGGATTCAGCACTAGATCGAATGCGAGCGGAGGCCGTGGTCTCGACGATGAAGACGTCATTTCCGCATGTAGAGACCTTTAGCATTCCGGGTCCTTCATGGTTACGAACGGACAAAGGCTCGGCGAATTTGATCTTTTTTGCTTCTACGGAACCGTTTGATATGCGTTCCCAAGATTTTGCCAATACGACGATTGAGCTGTTAAACCAAGGGAAAATGCCCCATGAAGTGTTTACCTTTTTAGATAACTCGCCATCTCCTCAATGGGACCCGGGGTTGATCCTCACCGATGATTTTTCTCCCTTCAATATTCTCTTGGGCAGTGGGTGA
- a CDS encoding TerB family tellurite resistance protein: MANKDFILDLGKLMIGIAWTDGQLHPEEINALKELLFLLPDISGEDWRQLELYMTHAVTEVEREELLKRVLNNIRSASERDLALSTLAKLMTVEGGTANAEVIESIRQDLETKSTGLLAHIMSPLKKSLKSRASHYSGASSREDRIEDFIKNTIFYQLSSELEARDHKLDIPENEVRKICLAAGLMAHVAWVDNEVCHREREAMSLGLQQLWDLPKDEADLITDMSHTRIMHGLDLVRLTTGFCEYTTIDERKAFLQCLFAIANAATETSHEEIEEIRRIAKALELPHQEFINAKLTIPREERGGL, translated from the coding sequence ATGGCAAACAAAGACTTCATTCTCGACTTAGGTAAACTCATGATCGGCATTGCCTGGACGGACGGCCAGCTACACCCAGAGGAAATCAATGCCCTCAAAGAACTACTCTTCTTGCTTCCTGATATATCTGGTGAGGATTGGCGACAGCTCGAACTCTATATGACCCATGCGGTAACGGAGGTAGAGCGGGAAGAGTTATTGAAACGCGTGTTGAATAATATTCGGTCAGCCAGCGAACGGGATTTGGCGCTTTCCACCTTGGCGAAACTCATGACCGTGGAAGGAGGGACAGCCAATGCCGAGGTAATCGAATCAATTCGTCAAGATTTAGAAACCAAAAGTACCGGGCTCTTGGCCCACATTATGAGCCCATTGAAGAAAAGCCTTAAATCCCGAGCGAGTCATTACTCTGGAGCATCATCACGGGAAGATCGGATTGAAGACTTCATCAAGAACACCATTTTTTATCAGCTTTCCTCCGAACTAGAAGCTCGTGACCACAAACTGGATATCCCCGAAAACGAAGTCCGAAAAATTTGCTTGGCGGCCGGCCTGATGGCGCATGTCGCATGGGTCGATAACGAGGTCTGTCATCGGGAACGAGAAGCCATGAGCCTGGGGCTTCAGCAACTCTGGGATCTGCCAAAGGATGAAGCCGACCTAATCACAGACATGAGCCACACTCGCATCATGCATGGCTTAGATCTAGTGCGATTAACGACGGGGTTCTGCGAATACACCACTATCGACGAACGCAAAGCCTTCCTCCAATGCCTCTTCGCCATCGCCAATGCCGCCACGGAAACTTCCCATGAAGAAATCGAGGAAATCCGCCGCATCGCCAAAGCCCTCGAACTTCCCCATCAAGAATTCATCAATGCAAAATTGACCATTCCACGAGAAGAGCGCGGAGGGTTATAG
- a CDS encoding VacJ family lipoprotein, producing MIRILCFRCGEKRSWREILGQFLFFGVLVFSLMFGSTVLVEAEENVSISAGPLSPGQTSIDPTQQLDQQLAAVESRIQMLKDQQRLTVLESDSQDIQRDSQQVATQMESADPANFETKEMDQPEVQRLEETLVEGTYLDPFSDDANTEVIKDPWESVNAHVFSFNLNVDRYVLKPVAIGYAWVVPDPVEQAIGRAIYNIRFVPRTVNDLLQWKWENAGIEVGRFLVNSTVGVAGFFDVAGDYLDLAPVPAEDLGQTLARHGVQAGPYLVLPFLPPTTVRDGIGTVGDVFLDPLSYILPFVPQASVRATEIVNERSQNLDLYEGVEVATLDMYGAVREAYTQKRSQAIRE from the coding sequence ATGATTAGAATATTGTGTTTCAGGTGTGGCGAAAAACGGTCGTGGAGGGAAATCCTAGGCCAGTTTCTGTTTTTCGGTGTTCTAGTTTTTTCGCTAATGTTTGGAAGTACCGTACTGGTCGAAGCTGAAGAAAACGTCTCAATCTCTGCTGGACCTTTATCACCCGGTCAGACTTCTATCGACCCCACCCAACAGTTAGATCAACAATTGGCGGCAGTTGAATCACGGATTCAGATGCTCAAAGACCAACAAAGGCTTACTGTTCTGGAATCTGATTCTCAGGATATCCAGCGAGACTCCCAACAAGTAGCTACACAAATGGAATCTGCCGATCCCGCAAATTTCGAAACCAAAGAAATGGACCAACCAGAGGTGCAGCGGCTAGAAGAAACGTTGGTGGAAGGTACCTATCTGGATCCCTTTAGCGACGATGCCAATACCGAGGTCATCAAAGACCCTTGGGAATCCGTGAACGCCCACGTGTTTTCCTTTAACCTGAATGTCGATCGGTATGTGCTCAAGCCCGTAGCCATTGGATATGCCTGGGTGGTTCCCGATCCTGTGGAGCAGGCAATTGGGCGAGCGATCTACAACATTCGATTTGTGCCACGTACCGTGAATGACCTGTTGCAATGGAAATGGGAAAACGCAGGGATAGAAGTGGGAAGATTTTTGGTCAATAGTACGGTCGGAGTTGCTGGGTTCTTTGATGTGGCCGGAGATTACCTTGATCTGGCTCCTGTCCCAGCCGAGGACCTTGGACAAACACTGGCCAGACATGGGGTGCAGGCTGGTCCCTATCTCGTACTCCCATTTCTTCCACCCACCACCGTTCGCGATGGAATCGGCACGGTAGGAGATGTATTTCTTGATCCTTTAAGCTATATCTTACCTTTTGTTCCGCAAGCCTCGGTACGTGCTACCGAAATCGTAAACGAACGTTCCCAAAACCTCGATCTGTACGAAGGGGTGGAAGTTGCCACGCTAGACATGTATGGGGCTGTGCGCGAAGCTTATACTCAAAAACGATCTCAGGCTATTCGAGAATAA